A stretch of Cucumis sativus cultivar 9930 chromosome 2, Cucumber_9930_V3, whole genome shotgun sequence DNA encodes these proteins:
- the LOC101217470 gene encoding 3-ketoacyl-CoA synthase 4: MDRGGPTPVPTSGSGTGALRIQHSTRLPDFLQSVNLKYVKLGYHYLISNLLTLCIVPLIAVTLIEVSQMNLDDVRHLWFHLQYNLVSVIICSTVMVFGLTVYTMTRPRPVYLVDYSCYRPADDLKAPFHRFMEHSRLTGDFDDSSLEFQRKILERSGLGEETYVPEAMHCIPPTPSMAAAREEAEQVMFGALDKLFASTNVKPKDIGILVVNCSLFNPTPSLSAMIVNKYKLRGNIRSFNLGGMGCSAGVIAVDLAKDMLQVHRNTLAVVVSTENITQNWYFGNKKSMLIPNCLFRVGGSAVLLSNKSADRRRAKYRLIHIVRTHRGADDKAFRCVYQEQDDVGKTGVSLSKDLMAIAGGALKTNITTLGPLVLPISEQLLFFATLLVKKFFNGNVKPYIPDFKLAFDHFCIHAGGRAVIDELEKNLQLLPIHVEASRMTLHRFGNTSSSSIWYELAYTEAKGRMHKGNRVWQIAFGSGFKCNSAVWEALRNVRPSQSSPWEDCIDNYPVKLVA, encoded by the coding sequence ATGGACCGAGGCGGCCCAACCCCTGTTCCCACCAGTGGCTCCGGTACTGGTGCCCTTCGGATCCAACATTCCACAAGATTGCCTGATTTTCTTCAAAGCGTCAATCTCAAGTACGTCAAATTAGGGTACCACTACTTGATTTCTAATCTATTAACCTTATGTATTGTCCCTTTAATTGCCGTTACCCTAATCGAGGTTTCTCAAATGAATCTCGATGATGTTCGTCACCTTTGGTTTCATCTCCAGTACAATTTGGTCAGCGTCATCATTTGTTCCACCGTCATGGTTTTCGGTTTGACGGTTTATACTATGACTCGTCCTCGTCCTGTTTATCTTGTTGATTATTCCTGTTATCGCCCTGCCGATGACCTTAAGGCTCCATTTCATCGATTCATGGAGCATTCCAGGCTAACAGGGGACTTTGACGATTCCTCCCTCGAGTTCCAGCGTAAAATTTTGGAGCGCTCTGGACTTGGTGAGGAAACTTATGTTCCTGAAGCTATGCATTGTATTCCTCCTACCCCTTCCATGGCTGCCGCTAGAGAGGAGGCCGAACAGGTCATGTTTGGTGCTTTGGACAAATTGTTCGCTAGTACTAATGTCAAACCTAAGGATATTGGTATTCTTGTTGTTAATTGTAGCTTGTTTAACCCAACCCCTTCACTATCTGCTATGATTGTTAACAAGTATAAATTGAGGGGTAATATAAGGAGCTTTAATTTGGGTGGAATGGGTTGTAGTGCTGGGGTTATTGCAGTTGACCTTGCTAAGGATATGTTGCAAGTTCATAGAAACACTTTAGCTGTTGTTGTCAGTACTGAAAACATTACTCAGAATTGGTATTTTGGGAATAAGAAGTCTATGTTGATTCCTAATTGCCTGTTTCGAGTTGGGGGTTCTGCTGTTTTACTGTCCAACAAGTCCGCAGATAGGAGACGAGCCAAGTATAGGCTTATTCACATTGTGCGGACCCATCGTGGAGCTGACGATAAGGCTTTTCGATGTGTCTATCAAGAGCAGGACGACGTTGGTAAGACGGGTGTATCACTGTCCAAAGATCTGATGGCAATTGCTGGTGGAGctttgaaaacaaacataacTACTTTGGGTCCGCTTGTACTCCCAATCAGCGAGCAACTTTTGTTCTTTGCGACACTATTGGTGAAGAAATTCTTTAATGGAAATGTGAAGCCTTATATCCCTGACTTCAAACTTGCATTTGATCATTTCTGTATACACGCTGGAGGAAGGGCTGTGATTGATGAATTGGAAAAGAATTTGCAGCTTTTGCCTATTCACGTCGAGGCTTCCCGGATGACGCTTCACCGATTTGGAAATACTTCATCGAGCTCCATTTGGTATGAATTGGCATATACAGAGGCTAAAGGGAGGATGCATAAAGGCAACCGAGTGTGGCAGATTGCATTTGGAAGTGGTTTCAAATGTAACAGTGCTGTGTGGGAAGCGCTGAGGAACGTGAGGCCATCTCAATCAAGTCCATGGGAAGACTGCATTGACAATTATCCTGTTAAGTTAGTTGCTTAG
- the LOC116402205 gene encoding protein RADIALIS-like 4 has product MASSTTSSSSSSSSSWSSKQNKMFENALTVYDKDSPDRWQKLARAVGGKTADEVKRHYEMLVEDVHNIETGKVPLPNYSKHYSYNNNFVDEEQRLKGLKLQ; this is encoded by the exons ATGGCATCATCtactacttcttcttcttcatcttcatcttcaagcTGGAGttcaaagcaaaacaaaatgtttgaaaatgcCCTTACAGTGTACGACAAGGACTCGCCCGACCGGTGGCAGAAGCTGGCAAGAGCAGTCGGCGGGAAGACGGCAGACGAGGTGAAGAGACACTATGAGATGCTGGTTGAGGACGTCCATAATATTGAGACTGGCAAAGTTCCTTTGCCTAATTACTCTAAACATTATTCTTACAACAACAACTTTGTTGATGAAGAACAAAG ATTGAAGGGTCTAAAGTTACAATGA